One segment of Macrotis lagotis isolate mMagLag1 chromosome 1, bilby.v1.9.chrom.fasta, whole genome shotgun sequence DNA contains the following:
- the UBLCP1 gene encoding ubiquitin-like domain-containing CTD phosphatase 1, translating to MSLSLIIKWGGQEYSITTLSEEDTVFDLKQSLKTLTGVLPERQKLLGLKVKGKPAENDVKLGALKLKPNTKIMMMGTREESLEDVLGPPPDNDDVVNDFDIEEEVVEVENREENLLKISRRVKDYKVEILNPPREGKKLLVLDVDYTLFDHRSCAETGVELMRPYLHEFLTSAYEDYDIVIWSATNMKWIEAKMKELGVSTNTNYKITFMLDSAAMITVHTPRRGLIDVKPLGVIWGKFSEFYSKKNTIMFDDIGRNFLMNPQNGLKIRPFMKAHLNRDKDKELLKLTQYLKEIAKLDDFLELNHKHWERYLSKKQGQ from the exons atgtctctctctctcataatcaAATGGGGTGGACAGGAATATTCAATAACCACACTTTCTGAAGAAGATACAGTATTCGACCTCAAGCAGTCCCTCAAGACACTTACAGGAGTGCTACCAGAACGACAAAAGTTGCTGGGTCTCAAAGTTAAag GCAAACCTGCAGAAAATGACGTTAAGCTTGGAGCTCTCAAACTGAAACCAAATACTAAAATCATGATGATGGGAACTCGAGAGGAGAGCTTG GAAGATGTCCTAGGCCCACCACCTGACAATGATGATGTTGTCAATGATTTTGATATTGAAGAGGAAGTAGTTGAAGTAGAAAATAG GGAAGAAAACCTACTAAAAATTTCTCGAAGAGTTAAAGATTACAAAGTGGAAATTTTGAATCCTcccagggaaggaaaaaaacttttggTTCTAGATGTTGATTATACATTGTTTG atcatagGTCCTGTGCAGAGACTGGGGTAGAATTAATGCGTCCATATCTTCATGAATTCTTAACATCTGCATATGAAGATTATGACATAGTTATTTGGT cCGCTACAAATATGAAGTGGATTGAAGCTAAAATGAAG GAACTGGGAGTAAGTACAAATACAAACTATAAAATCACCTTCATGTTGGACAGTGCTGCTATGATAACAGTGCATACCCCGAGAAGAGGCCTAATAGAT GTAAAACCTCTTGGAGTTATATGGGGAAAATTTTCAGAGTTCTACAGCAAAAAAAATACCATTATGTTTGATGATATTGGAAGAAATTTTCTTATGAACCCACAAAATGGATTAAAG ATAAGGCCTTTTATGAAAGCTCATCTAAATAGAGATAAAGATAAGGAACTTTTAAAGTTAACTCAATACCtcaaggaaatagcaaaattagatgattttttggaactGAATCACAAACACTGGGAAAG gtATCTCTCAAAGAAGCAAGGACAATAG